From the Calonectris borealis chromosome 12, bCalBor7.hap1.2, whole genome shotgun sequence genome, one window contains:
- the LOC142087148 gene encoding metallothionein, giving the protein MDPQDCTCAAGDSCSCAASCNCKNCRCRSCRKSCCSCCPATCSNCAKGCVCKEPASSKCSCCH; this is encoded by the exons ATGGACCCCCAGGACTGCACGTGTGCCGCCG GTGACTCCTGCTCCTGCGCCGCGTCCTGCAACTGCAAGAACTGCCGGTGCCGGAGCTGCCGCAAGA gctgctgctcctgctgccccgcGACCTGCAGCAACTGCGCCAAGGGCTGCGTGTGCAAGGAGCCGGCCAGCAGCAAGtgcagctgctgccactga